One window from the genome of Pedobacter schmidteae encodes:
- a CDS encoding right-handed parallel beta-helix repeat-containing protein, with the protein MKAKQLFIYLALFMAISTGCEKANVNVDPDTGSGSAIGEVSGVWKRGSTQHITGDIIIPEGQSLTIEEGVTVIMDSQTKPEIIVKGNLYAEGTAAFPIKFTVNEALRTEENKFGRLWGGILAAPSCSELLLNYAIIEYAGATTSDASTSVKQKLYKGKAGENLPALWFANVNGKLVVTNSIFRNLQEDCTYIEGGKIIFANNQFYTTGLTGGEAINFKSGCLADVAYNLVYSTNTNALKLSNSGDRTPQAYIVVYNNTMINTGWRRPTAKGGSIWVEATVRVTIFNNMFANTRFGIKRDTKAPEDSRSLFGNNLYYGYNQTIVDQFQPTKEIIAGTNDVIGKTAGDNDPKFVNYPLNTDVNNASFNTTWNFRLLAGSPAIGKGKTDFVRHHASGLVLNGTTYTSPEPSGFIGAFGIN; encoded by the coding sequence ATGAAAGCAAAACAACTGTTCATCTACCTGGCTCTGTTTATGGCCATCTCTACAGGTTGCGAAAAGGCCAATGTCAATGTCGATCCTGATACTGGAAGTGGCTCAGCTATTGGAGAAGTCTCTGGTGTATGGAAAAGAGGCAGCACACAGCACATCACCGGCGATATCATTATCCCGGAAGGACAATCGCTGACCATAGAGGAGGGCGTAACCGTGATTATGGATAGCCAAACTAAACCCGAAATTATTGTAAAAGGTAATTTGTATGCAGAAGGTACAGCAGCCTTCCCTATCAAATTTACGGTTAACGAAGCATTAAGGACTGAAGAAAACAAATTTGGCCGCTTATGGGGAGGAATTTTGGCGGCCCCAAGTTGTTCGGAACTCCTGCTCAATTATGCCATTATCGAATACGCAGGTGCAACCACTTCTGATGCCTCTACCTCTGTAAAACAAAAGCTATACAAGGGAAAAGCCGGCGAGAACCTTCCTGCCCTTTGGTTCGCCAATGTAAATGGCAAGCTCGTGGTTACCAATAGCATTTTTAGAAACCTGCAGGAAGACTGTACCTATATTGAAGGCGGAAAAATCATTTTTGCCAATAACCAGTTTTATACTACAGGTCTAACCGGCGGCGAAGCTATTAACTTTAAGTCGGGCTGTCTGGCTGATGTGGCTTACAACCTGGTATACAGTACCAATACCAATGCACTAAAATTGTCTAACAGTGGCGACAGAACTCCGCAAGCCTATATCGTAGTGTACAACAATACCATGATCAATACCGGATGGCGCCGACCGACGGCCAAAGGAGGCTCTATCTGGGTTGAAGCCACCGTAAGGGTAACTATATTTAACAATATGTTTGCCAATACCCGTTTTGGAATAAAACGCGACACCAAAGCCCCGGAAGATTCCAGATCACTATTTGGCAACAATCTGTATTACGGGTACAACCAGACAATAGTAGATCAGTTTCAACCGACCAAAGAAATTATTGCAGGAACCAATGATGTGATCGGAAAAACTGCGGGCGATAATGATCCTAAATTTGTAAATTATCCATTAAATACGGACGTCAACAATGCGAGTTTCAATACCACATGGAACTTTCGTTTATTGGCAGGTTCGCCGGCAATAGGTAAAGGAAAAACAGACTTTGTACGCCACCATGCAAGTGGCCTGGTACTAAATGGAACAACCTATACCTCACCTGAGCCATCCGGTTTTATAGGTGCTTTCGGCATTAATTAA
- a CDS encoding phytase: MNKLHLMTGLAASVLFFITACNQQQAVSPLAVKPLYTTEPVQFDSDDPAIWVNPSDSTQSLIIGTDKDENGALFVFDLKGKIIKDKTVKGLKRPNNVDIAYGLMLGGKKVDIAVTTERMTHKLRVFSLPDMQPIDNGGLPIFEGENDEMYRDLMGIAMYTDKQGRIYAIAGRKNGPTAGGYLWQYLLEDNGVGQVKATLKRKFGKYSGKKEIESIAVDNELGFVYYSDEQFGVRKYHADPEKGDQELALFATTGFKEDNEGISIYKTSDSTGYILVSDQAANHFQAFSREGSKEDANKHVLITSIPVSTNNSDGSDIYSKPLNNDFKHGIFVAMSDDKTFQLYRWEDLAGAGKLKVNR; this comes from the coding sequence ATGAATAAGCTCCATTTAATGACCGGCCTTGCCGCATCAGTCTTGTTTTTTATTACTGCTTGTAACCAACAGCAAGCAGTGTCCCCCTTGGCGGTTAAGCCACTATACACTACCGAACCTGTTCAGTTTGATTCAGATGATCCGGCCATATGGGTAAATCCGTCCGACAGCACTCAATCGCTCATCATTGGTACGGATAAAGATGAAAACGGCGCCCTCTTTGTTTTTGATCTGAAGGGAAAAATTATAAAGGATAAAACCGTGAAAGGGCTAAAACGCCCCAACAACGTGGATATTGCCTATGGCTTAATGCTGGGTGGGAAAAAAGTAGACATTGCGGTAACTACCGAAAGGATGACCCACAAGCTCAGGGTATTCTCTTTGCCCGACATGCAGCCCATAGACAATGGTGGCCTGCCTATTTTTGAGGGAGAAAACGACGAAATGTACCGTGATCTGATGGGGATTGCCATGTATACGGATAAGCAAGGCCGCATTTATGCCATTGCAGGCCGAAAAAACGGGCCCACAGCAGGCGGTTATTTATGGCAATACCTGCTGGAAGACAATGGCGTGGGGCAGGTAAAAGCTACCTTGAAAAGGAAATTCGGCAAGTATAGCGGCAAAAAGGAAATCGAATCAATAGCTGTAGACAATGAGCTGGGCTTTGTTTACTATTCTGACGAACAGTTTGGTGTAAGAAAATACCATGCCGATCCGGAAAAAGGGGACCAGGAGCTGGCACTATTTGCCACAACAGGTTTTAAGGAAGACAATGAGGGGATCAGCATTTACAAAACTTCCGATAGCACAGGCTATATCCTGGTATCCGATCAGGCTGCCAACCATTTCCAGGCATTTAGTCGCGAAGGAAGTAAAGAAGATGCGAACAAGCATGTCCTGATTACAAGTATTCCTGTATCAACTAACAACAGCGATGGCTCTGATATTTATTCCAAGCCACTGAACAATGATTTTAAACACGGAATTTTTGTGGCCATGAGTGATGACAAGACATTTCAGCTTTACCGATGGGAAGATCTGGCCGGAGCAGGAAAACTGAAAGTCAATCGATAA
- a CDS encoding glycosyl transferase codes for MLQYCTLFNSNYLSRGLAMYNSLEQHCDAFHLYVIAFDDHCFDALSKLNLKHATIISLNDFENEQLLAVKGERTAGEYCWTCASSSIKYCLETYQLDHCTYVDADLMFFNNPKPLFEEMGDKSVLITKHRYTPCYDQSATSGIYCVQYMTFKNNEQGMEVLNWWVDACLEWCYCRVEDHKFGDQKYLDDWMRRFSCVHELKHLGGGVAPWNVQQYAFRIKRGAVQGKESFSNHKFNLIFYHYHALTYAWNDSFKLTDESYVINANQVNYIYKPYVQALSKAEEMVEALKENIVPYTRTEQGLLINRVFSHSIMFFLRGFYKHFYSRRFFQQGFLYQLIAMAYFSVRR; via the coding sequence ATGCTTCAATACTGCACCCTATTTAATTCGAACTATTTGTCAAGAGGCCTGGCCATGTATAATTCATTGGAGCAGCATTGTGATGCATTTCACCTTTACGTGATTGCGTTTGACGACCATTGTTTTGATGCCCTGTCTAAATTGAACCTGAAGCATGCCACCATTATCAGCCTGAATGATTTTGAGAATGAACAGTTGCTGGCTGTAAAAGGGGAAAGAACTGCAGGAGAATATTGCTGGACCTGCGCGTCTTCGTCTATCAAGTACTGTTTGGAAACTTACCAGTTAGATCATTGTACTTATGTAGATGCTGATCTGATGTTTTTCAATAATCCCAAACCTTTATTCGAAGAAATGGGAGATAAGTCGGTATTGATTACCAAACACCGCTATACACCGTGTTACGACCAGTCGGCCACCAGCGGTATTTATTGTGTGCAATACATGACCTTTAAAAATAACGAGCAAGGCATGGAGGTTTTAAACTGGTGGGTTGATGCTTGTCTGGAATGGTGCTACTGTAGGGTTGAAGACCACAAATTTGGCGATCAGAAGTATCTTGACGACTGGATGCGTCGTTTCTCCTGTGTGCATGAACTTAAACATCTTGGAGGCGGTGTGGCTCCGTGGAATGTACAGCAATATGCTTTCAGGATAAAAAGAGGTGCGGTTCAAGGTAAAGAGTCCTTTAGCAATCATAAATTTAACCTTATTTTTTACCATTATCATGCACTTACATATGCCTGGAACGATAGCTTCAAATTAACAGATGAAAGTTATGTCATCAATGCCAATCAGGTAAACTACATTTATAAACCTTATGTGCAGGCCTTATCAAAAGCAGAGGAGATGGTAGAAGCACTGAAGGAAAATATTGTGCCTTATACCAGAACTGAACAGGGGCTTCTGATCAACAGAGTGTTCAGCCATTCGATCATGTTCTTTTTAAGAGGCTTTTATAAACATTTTTATTCCAGGCGTTTTTTTCAGCAAGGTTTTCTTTATCAGTTGATTGCAATGGCTTATTTCTCTGTCCGCAGGTAA